In Alteromonas naphthalenivorans, one DNA window encodes the following:
- a CDS encoding acetolactate synthase large subunit, translated as MKASDLFVKALEAEGVEYIFGIPGEENLDLLESLRTSSIKLVLTRHEQGAGFMAATYGRLTGKVGVCLSTLGPGATNLVTPAAYAQLGAMPMLMITGQKPIKTSKQGRFQVIDIVDMMRPITKFTTQVVSGDRIPSVVREAFRLASEERPGAVHIELPEDIADEHTSVPLLTPSTSRRPIAEYKAISSAISMIEEATSPLLLIGAGANRKLTAKMLREFVDKTCIPFVTTQMGKGVLNESDPRFAGNTALSDNDFVHRAIERADLIINVGHDVVEKPPFFMHDNGKKVIHMNFESAAVDPVYFPQLEVVGDIANSIWQIKEGITPQEGWKLDFYKDVHDAYEKHRAEAENDNRFPILPERFVRDIRKVMPDDGIVTLDNGVYKIWFARNYPAYHPNTLLLDNALASMGAGLPSAIAAKLVKPDVPVMSVCGDGGFMMNSQEIETAVRLKLDLIVIILRDDAYGMIKWKQANMQFDEFGLDYGNPDFVKYAKSYGAHGWRVDSTELLIPMVESCLNTPGVHVIDCPVDYSMNDETLNHTIAELSAKL; from the coding sequence ATGAAAGCGTCTGACCTTTTCGTAAAAGCGTTGGAGGCTGAAGGTGTAGAATACATCTTTGGCATTCCTGGCGAAGAAAACCTCGACTTGCTTGAGTCGTTAAGAACCTCCTCAATTAAACTTGTACTTACCCGCCATGAACAAGGTGCGGGTTTTATGGCTGCCACTTACGGAAGACTAACCGGTAAAGTTGGCGTGTGCCTATCTACCCTTGGCCCAGGTGCGACCAATCTAGTTACCCCTGCTGCGTATGCGCAACTTGGGGCTATGCCCATGTTAATGATCACAGGGCAAAAGCCCATTAAAACCAGCAAACAAGGCCGATTTCAGGTTATCGATATTGTCGATATGATGCGCCCCATCACTAAATTTACCACGCAAGTGGTCAGCGGCGATCGTATTCCCTCAGTCGTACGCGAAGCATTTCGGTTAGCATCGGAAGAGCGCCCAGGTGCTGTCCATATAGAGCTTCCTGAAGATATTGCTGATGAGCACACCTCAGTACCCTTATTAACACCAAGTACATCAAGACGGCCTATTGCAGAATACAAAGCGATTTCATCAGCCATTTCAATGATTGAAGAGGCCACCTCTCCGTTGTTGCTAATTGGCGCGGGAGCAAATAGAAAACTAACCGCAAAAATGTTGCGGGAATTTGTTGATAAAACCTGCATACCCTTTGTTACCACGCAGATGGGTAAAGGGGTGCTAAACGAAAGCGACCCAAGGTTTGCGGGGAATACTGCTTTATCAGATAACGACTTTGTTCATAGAGCGATAGAAAGAGCCGACCTTATTATTAATGTTGGGCATGACGTGGTGGAAAAGCCACCTTTCTTTATGCATGACAATGGCAAAAAAGTCATTCACATGAACTTTGAGTCAGCTGCTGTCGACCCCGTGTACTTTCCACAACTTGAGGTAGTAGGAGACATTGCCAATAGTATTTGGCAAATAAAAGAAGGCATTACGCCGCAAGAGGGTTGGAAACTCGATTTCTATAAGGACGTACACGATGCCTATGAAAAACACAGAGCGGAAGCGGAAAACGACAACCGATTCCCGATATTACCAGAACGATTTGTTCGCGATATTCGAAAAGTTATGCCAGATGATGGCATAGTCACCTTAGATAACGGTGTATATAAAATTTGGTTTGCGCGAAATTATCCCGCTTATCATCCTAATACCTTGCTGCTAGACAATGCGCTGGCGTCAATGGGTGCAGGTTTACCCTCGGCAATAGCTGCAAAACTAGTGAAGCCGGATGTGCCGGTAATGAGTGTGTGCGGAGACGGCGGTTTCATGATGAACAGTCAAGAGATTGAAACGGCGGTTCGTCTCAAACTTGACCTTATTGTGATCATACTGCGTGACGATGCGTATGGAATGATTAAATGGAAACAAGCCAATATGCAGTTTGATGAGTTCGGTTTGGATTACGGTAATCCAGATTTTGTGAAGTACGCAAAAAGCTACGGTGCCCATGGTTGGCGCGTAGACAGTACCGAGTTGCTAATCCCTATGGTAGAAAGTTGTTTAAATACGCCTGGCGTTCACGTTATCGACTGCCCCGTAGACTACAGCATGAATGACGAAACACTTAACCATACGATTGCCGAACTAAGCGCAAAATTATAA
- a CDS encoding DUF4112 domain-containing protein — protein MDSKAPKALLKAQKLANLLDTAVKLPIIPIRIGLDSIVGLIPGAGDALMLLVSLRIVWLGKSLGMPSALVAQMVKNSAIDFGLGFVPFIGDIVDVFYKANQKNVRLMEKWWISENKADVDAQTQKKLTEWEKKLDQQ, from the coding sequence ATGGATAGTAAAGCCCCTAAGGCACTGTTAAAAGCACAAAAGTTAGCAAATTTACTTGATACGGCTGTTAAGTTACCGATTATTCCGATTCGGATAGGCCTCGACTCTATCGTTGGCCTTATCCCAGGCGCGGGTGATGCACTAATGCTGCTCGTTTCTTTACGTATTGTGTGGTTGGGGAAATCATTGGGAATGCCCAGTGCATTGGTTGCGCAAATGGTAAAAAATTCCGCTATCGATTTTGGCCTAGGCTTTGTCCCCTTCATTGGCGATATTGTGGATGTATTTTATAAAGCGAATCAAAAAAACGTGCGCTTAATGGAAAAGTGGTGGATAAGCGAAAATAAAGCCGACGTAGATGCCCAAACTCAGAAAAAGTTAACGGAATGGGAAAAGAAATTAGACCAGCAATAA